A window of Juglans regia cultivar Chandler chromosome 7, Walnut 2.0, whole genome shotgun sequence contains these coding sequences:
- the LOC118348857 gene encoding uncharacterized protein LOC118348857 — translation MAEDLEFLCQHLSLSEKEKGEIHVESSLLESNIARGERCLVMSLLIDRYYNREALKNTMRKVWQPACKVRFKNLGSNLFLVEFEDDCDKQRIFQEAPWSFDRYLVLLKHLEGDLQVTKIRLHEASFWIRLYDMPLNAMNAKVGRLIGNKIGIVEEVDGEQGEVAWGEYLRIRVKIDISQPLMRGITVNLGQFGLGWIRFAYECLPNFCYMCAKISHRQKDCEISGNQDVQDTD, via the coding sequence ATGGCAGAGGACCTAGAATTTCTATGCCAACATCTGTCTTTATCTGAGAAGGAGAAGGGTGAGATTCATGTGGAATCTTCACTCTTAGAATCAAATATAGCACGTGGGGAACGTTGTTTGGTGATGTCCTTGTTAATTGATCGTTATTATAATCGAGAGGCTCTCAAGAACACGATGCGAAAAGTGTGGCAACCTGCATGCAAGGTGCGCTTTAAGAATTTGggctcaaatttatttttagtggaATTTGAGGATGATTGTGACAAACAACGTATTTTTCAGGAGGCGCCTTGGTCTTTTGATCGTTATCTTGTTCTTTTGAAGCATCTGGAGGGGGACTTACAAGTAACGAAAATACGACTTCATGAGGCTTCGTTTTGGATCAGGTTGTATGATATGCCCTTAAATGCTATGAATGCAAAGGTGGGGAGACTCATTGGTAATAAGATTGGCATTGTGGAGGAAGTTGATGGGGAGCAAGGCGAAGTTGCATGGGGTGAGTATCTGAGGATCAGAGTAAAGATCGATATCTCTCAGCCTCTTATGCGTGGTATCACTGTGAATCTTGGTCAGTTTGGTTTAGGCTGGATTCGGTTTGCTTATGAATGTTTGCCaaatttttgttatatgtgTGCTAAAATTAGTCATCGGCAGAAAGACTGTGAGATCAGTGGGAATCAAGATGTACAAGATACTGATTAG